TACGAAGCTGCAGGCATCTCCTTTGATTTCTCCGCGTCCAAGATCGAAGAATTAATGACTTTCCTGCAAGAAGAACTCCAAAAGGTTTCATAAGCACAAACAAGCACTCTCCCGGCAATCAGGAGAGTGCTTTGATTTACACTCATTATCCGTTAATAGGCGCCACGGATGTGGTCATGAACCTGTTCTTCATAAAACCGTTTCAACTGGTCCATTTCAGAAGGACTGAACGGCTTTACATCAACGGCCTTCAGATTACTTTCCACCTGGCCGACATGTTTGAAGCCGGGGATTGCCGCCGTTACGGCATCATGCTCAAGAATCCAGCGAAGCGCTGCCGCTGTCATACTCTCCCGGTCTTCTTTGATCCAGTCAAGCTTCTGACTCAGTTCGACACCCTTTTCAAACGGCAGCCCCGCAAACGTTTCACCGGCATTGAACAGCTGGCCGTCCCGGTTAAACGTCCGGTGGTCATCTTCCTCAAAGGTATGACCGGTCTTAAATTTCCCTGTCAGCAGACCACTTGCAAGAGGAACACGCGCCAAAATGCCGACCCCTTTTTCCTGAGCTGCCGGAAACAGTTCCCCAACCGGCTTCTGCCGGAAAATATTAAAGATAACCTGCAGGGCCTTCACGTTTGGATAGTTCATCGCTGCAAGTCCTTCTTCAACAGACTCCACCGATACACCGTAGTGGCGAATCAGCCCTTCCTGCACGAGATCATCCAGAACCTGAAAGACCTCACCGTCGTTTATGATCTCAATCGGCGGACAGTGAATCTGGTACAAGTCAATGCGCTCGCGTCCTGTTCTTGAGAGGGTTCCGGTAAGATACTCCTTTACCTGCTTCTTCGAATACGTCTTTGGACTGTGAATATCGCCGGCACGACAAAATTTACTGGCCAGGTAGATCTCGTCTTCCTTTCCCTTCGTCGCCTCTTTTAATAAAGTCTCACTGTGTCCGTCACCATAGACATCCGCAGTGTCAAAGAAATTGACACCTTCTGCCATGGCTTTCTCAAGGCCCTTCATCGATTCGGCATCGTTTTTCGAACCCCATGCGCCGCCGATTGCCCATGTCCCAAAGCTGAGTTCACTGATCTTCAGTTCTGTATCGCCAAGCTGTCTGTAATTCAAATGATCATCTCCTTCGTAAAGTTCAGTCACTCTCCTTACTAACATACACCGCGAAAGCGGATTCGTAAACCAATGACATCTTCAGCTTTCCCGTTTTCTGCGCTCCTCATCAAGCTCTTTGTAGGCAGAGAGAAAGGAAGCAGGTTCATCTTTCACCATATAGGAAAAAACACCACGGGTTGTATGCAAATAAAGGAGCCCCTCTCCGTCCGGCATTTCACGGTATGACATATCGAGCACCGTTTCGATGGGAAACGTACGGTATTTGGTTTCCACTTTATCTTCATAAAGAATGATTTCCCTCTTATACTCCACATTCTCCTGCTCAAGTTTTCGCACTTCCCGCTGCACTTTATAATACGGGTGACTCGCAAGTCTTGTCATCGCACACACTCCCTGTCTTTTATCGTCTGTCATCATGAATGCTTCCTGCTTTCACATTCTGTTTTGAATGATTATACTAGGGGTACGAATGAACAGGAAAGGTGGTGTCATACAAATGGATATATTCACTGTCCCGGACCCGAACGATCCTATGATGGGGTACGCTTATCTCATGACAATCTTCGTCTTGATTGCCGCATCGTTTACCGTATACAAAATGAAAAAATCCAAAAAGAGCCTGCCGAAAGAAGAACCTCAGGCTTTTGATATGTATGAAGACAAAATCGAATCGAAGCACGAATCAGATCGAAACGAGTGATCATTATGGAAAAAGACATCTGTTTACACCCCTTCACGATCAGACATGTCAGCACCGTTTTCATAATGAATCGTCAGGGAAGACCGTCGCAGGCTTTACAACAAGGAACGGCGGCGTCAGTGAAGGGCCCTTTGCGTCCAATAATCTCGGCTTTCATGTGCCGGATTCCCCTGATCATGTTTTACAAAACCGCCGCTCTCTCGCATCTGTCCTGGATACAAGCCTTGATCAGTGGGTCTTTTCTGAACAGACACACCGGGATCAGATCGTCAAAATCCCCAAAGCCCTTGCAGGAAGCGGTTCGACCGGCATGCACGACTGGATTCGCGATACAGATGGCCTGTATACGTCCGAACCGGATCTGGTTCTCGCGCTGCTCTACGCAGACTGTGTCCCGCTGTTTTTTCACGATCACAGGAAAGGACTTATTGGCATTGCCCACGCCGGCTGGCAAGGGACCGTTCAGAATATTGCCGGTAAAATGATTCAGCTTTGGATTGAGCATGAACAGTGCGCCCATGATGATATTACTGTCATCATCGGCCCGGCAATTTCCGCGACCCGCTACCAGGTAGACAGGAAGGTCATCGATGCCGTCGATGACACCCTAAAAAAGCTTGAGATCGATGAACAGCCTTATAAAGAAGTCACACCAGGCCAATACGCGCTTGATTTAAAACGATTCAATCTCCTGCTCCTTCTCCGGGAAGGGCTTGATCCAAGTCAGGTGAAGATATCAGGTTCCTGTGTGTTTGAAGAGGAGAACACCTTTTTCTCACATCGGCGGGATCGCGGCCAAACAGGTCGTATGGCCGGCTGGATCACCCGCTATGGTTCCACTTCCGACTAAGAGCGCCTTTTTGGTGCTCTTTTGTTTTACAGAGGTTTCTTGCAAGCAGTATGGAGGGGTTTGCCTGCTGTCGCCGAGTGTAAGAACCACGCTACCGGGCAACAACATGTATCCGTTTTATCAGAAATCCCCGCCCTTCCTTACTTTTATGAAAACGCTTCAGAAAAATTTACAATTTATCAGAAAATTCAATCACCCCTTACTGCCACAAGGAAATCGGCTCTTTTCTTACTCCCGCAAGCGATTGAACTGTCAGAATTTTTTACATCATGCTGTTGCAATCTCACCGTTCAGCGTGTAACATAACCATCAATATCAGATTTTTTCAACGATTCTAACATTACGGTGACAGGCGTCACAACACTAACAGAAAGGAGTGGGTCGGTATGAGCAACCAATGGATCTTCCTTGGTGGTGAGTTCGTCAAGAAAGAAGATGCGGTCGTCAGTGTGTACGATCATGGTTTCCTCTACGGAGATGGGGTGTTCGAAGGCATTCGTGTCTATCACGGCAACATCTTCAAACTCGATGAGCACTTGACTCGACTATATCAGTCAGCACAGTCGATCATGCTAACAATTCCATACGACAAGGAGGAAATGGAACAGGTCATTGTTGATACCGTCCGTAAGAATGAACTCCAATCTGCATATATCCGCATTGTCGTTTCCCGCGGACCAGGTAATCTCGGACTTGACCCTTCATCCTGCAGGAAACCGCAGGTGATCGTCATCGCCGAGAACCTCCGGATGTTCCCGGAAGAATTGTACGAGCAGGGTCTCAGAATTGCCTCTGTCGCAAGTCGCCGAAACCGGCCGGACGTCCTCAGCCCTCAGGTTAAATCCCTGAACTACCTGAACAACATCCTCGTGAAACTTGAAGCCAATCAGGCAGGTGTTGACGAAGCACTGATGCTGAATGATCAAGGGTATGTGACTGAAGGATCCGCCGATAACATTTTTATCGTCAAAGATGGCAAGATCAAGACACCTCCGGTCTATCTCGGTGCACTTGAAGGCATTACGCGCAATGCCATCCTTGAGATCGCGAGTGAACTCGGATATGACGTTCAGGAGACACCGTTTACCCGTCACGATGTGTACATCGCTGACGAAGTCTTTCTCACCGGAACCGCTGTCGAAGTCATCGCAGCCGTTGAAGTGGACGGACGCAAGGTGCGGGATGGAAAGCCTGGAGAGATTACCAATCATTTATTAAGAGAATTCAGAAAAGTTGTTGTCAATGATGGCACACAATGTTACGATAAGTCTCAAACCAAAGCGATCGTGTAAGTCATACGCATACAGAAACCTGTGACGGGTAAAAAGACTGAAGATTCGGGTAATCACAGAGAACCGGAACTGCTGGAAACCGGTATTACTCCTTCATTCGACATCTTCCCTGAGGGCGCTGCTGAACATTCTTCTGATCAGTAGGCTGCGCCGGGTCCTGAAACGGACCCGTTATCAAAAGAAGCTGTTCAATCAGCTTCACAAGGTGCCCGGTGCGAGCCGGTCACAAAATCGGGTGGTACCGAGAAAAGCAAAGGCTCTTTCTCCCCGTTCTCTGTTAAAGTAACGACTTTAACAAAGGCGGAGATAAAGGGTCTTTTTTTCGTATACACGTAAGCAAATCATATCCATACCAGGAGGGGAATTTGATGAAAGTAAGAACAATGCCAGAGCCGG
This genomic window from [Bacillus] selenitireducens MLS10 contains:
- the ilvE gene encoding branched-chain-amino-acid transaminase, with product MSNQWIFLGGEFVKKEDAVVSVYDHGFLYGDGVFEGIRVYHGNIFKLDEHLTRLYQSAQSIMLTIPYDKEEMEQVIVDTVRKNELQSAYIRIVVSRGPGNLGLDPSSCRKPQVIVIAENLRMFPEELYEQGLRIASVASRRNRPDVLSPQVKSLNYLNNILVKLEANQAGVDEALMLNDQGYVTEGSADNIFIVKDGKIKTPPVYLGALEGITRNAILEIASELGYDVQETPFTRHDVYIADEVFLTGTAVEVIAAVEVDGRKVRDGKPGEITNHLLREFRKVVVNDGTQCYDKSQTKAIV
- the pgeF gene encoding peptidoglycan editing factor PgeF, encoding MKTKSNRSTNQIETSDHYGKRHLFTPLHDQTCQHRFHNESSGKTVAGFTTRNGGVSEGPFASNNLGFHVPDSPDHVLQNRRSLASVLDTSLDQWVFSEQTHRDQIVKIPKALAGSGSTGMHDWIRDTDGLYTSEPDLVLALLYADCVPLFFHDHRKGLIGIAHAGWQGTVQNIAGKMIQLWIEHEQCAHDDITVIIGPAISATRYQVDRKVIDAVDDTLKKLEIDEQPYKEVTPGQYALDLKRFNLLLLLREGLDPSQVKISGSCVFEEENTFFSHRRDRGQTGRMAGWITRYGSTSD
- a CDS encoding aldo/keto reductase; the encoded protein is MNYRQLGDTELKISELSFGTWAIGGAWGSKNDAESMKGLEKAMAEGVNFFDTADVYGDGHSETLLKEATKGKEDEIYLASKFCRAGDIHSPKTYSKKQVKEYLTGTLSRTGRERIDLYQIHCPPIEIINDGEVFQVLDDLVQEGLIRHYGVSVESVEEGLAAMNYPNVKALQVIFNIFRQKPVGELFPAAQEKGVGILARVPLASGLLTGKFKTGHTFEEDDHRTFNRDGQLFNAGETFAGLPFEKGVELSQKLDWIKEDRESMTAAALRWILEHDAVTAAIPGFKHVGQVESNLKAVDVKPFSPSEMDQLKRFYEEQVHDHIRGAY